In Pseudomonadota bacterium, the DNA window ATAAAAATCCTAATGTAATTTATGCTGTTTTGATTGCGGCGGAAGATGTTGCGATCGCACAAAAAGATATAGGAATTGCTGATGCTGCTTTTCTGCCGAATTTCGGTGTAAACGCAGTTTACAAACAGCGGGAGGGTGGCAGAAATGGAATGTTTTCAGGTGATGACTGGTTTTCTGTTCAGGCCCAGGTGAGTATTCCGCTTTGGGCATCTGCTAACCAGAAACCGAAATTGCAAGCGGCGAAAGACAGGCAGCGCGGCGCCATGTTTGCCTATGACGATGTGAGCCGGATGTGGGTGAAACAAATGACGGCGCTCCAGAGTGCCCGCGATGCTGCCGCGAAGAATGTGGCGGTGTTGCAGGATAAGGATCATGCGATGAAGGGCAAGATCGATGCGGCGCAGCGCAACTACGAGGCTGGAACCGAAGATCTCGACCGGGTGTTGTTGGCCAAAATTGACAGGCTGAATATTCAGGCGCAGCTGGCGCAAGTTAAAGCGGCGCATATAGCCAAAACGGCAGAATTTAATTCCAACATTGCCTCTCAAAATATCGGCGGTTTTAAGGAGACACAAGAATGAGAAAAATAATCCCGGCCCTGTTTCTGATCATGGCCTTCTTTTCGATGCCCGCTTTGGCGGAAGGGCAAAAATACACCTGCCCGATGCATCCGCATTACATTGCCGACCGGCCGGGCAGCTGTCCGATTTGCGGTATGGATTTGGTTGCTCTTGATGCGGAAGAAGAAAGCAGCGGTTCTGACGCGGCTGATACTTCTTCATCCTCAGCGCCATCCGGCGAGAAGAAAATTCTCTACTGGCAAGCGCCGATGAACCCGAATTACAGAAGTGATAAACCGGGAAAATCACCGATGGGCATGGATCTGGTGCCGGTTTACGGCGATGGCAGCGAGGGCAAAAAGAAAGACCCTAACGCACGAACGGCAGTTACGATTGCGCCTGAAACCATCCAAAACACAGGCGTGCGGACGGAGCAAGCGCAAATGGCGGCGTTTGGAACAGCCGTGCGCAGCTATGGCGATGTGACTGAAAATGTCCGTCTGCAGACCGATATTGCGGGGCGCGTGTCCGGCTGGGTACAGGATTTGAAATTCAAGGCTGAAGGCGATGAGGTTAAAAAAGGCGAATTGCTGTTTACGCTGGATAGCCCGGAGTTGATCTCGGCGCAGCAGGATTATATCAGTGCGCTGCAAACAGGCGTTCAGGGACGGATCGGCGCGGCGGAAAGACGGCTGCGTTCGCTCGGCGTGCAGAACTCTGTGATTAAGACGATCCGCAAAAACCGCAAGGCTGAAATCTATATGCCGTTTTATGCGGAAAGCGACGGCGTGATCAGCATGATCAGCATTCGTGAAGGCACCTATGTGAAGCCCGGCATGATGGTGATGCAGATACAGGATTATGCCTCCGTCTGGGCCGAGGTCAGCATTGCCGAACAGGATATTCCTTATATTGATGAAACGACCAAGGTTATGGTGTCTTTCCCCAATCTTGGCATTCAGGAAACGCGGGCGAAGATTGATTATATTTACCCCACCATTGACCGTGCCACGCGCACTGGCCGTGTGCGGCTGGTGCTGGATAATCCGGATAACATCCTAAAGCCTGGTGCCTATGCCGATGTGGAATTTGAAACGGGCGTGGAGCGCCGCCTGTCAATCCCCAGCGATGCGATCCTGAAAAGCAAGGACGGCGATTTTGTCGTGGTGGCCTTGAATGAATCCCGGTTTCAGCCGCGTAGAATTTTGGCGGGTCTGAAATATAAAGGCCGGACGGAAGTGCTGAAAGGCCTGGCCGAGAATGACAATGTCGTGGTCAGCGGGCAGTTCCTGATTGATTCCGAAAGCTCGCTGCGGGAATCCTTCCGCAAGATGCAGCGCATGCAAAGACCGTTGCATCTGCTTGAGGTCGGCGATGACCAGATGGCAATGATCGATCATCTGGCCGATGCCGCGCTTTATATCCATGAAGAATTGATGGAAGGCCGTACGCCCAACCCGAAAATGATCATGCCGGCGATAACGCTGGGCGATCATTTGATGCCGGTCTTCCGGGGCACGAAACTGCAATTCGTTCTGGAAGATGCGGAAGATGCGCTTGTCAAAGCCAAGGACAGCCTGACCGATATGGAATGGCAAACCAGCCTGAATGAGTTGGTGACGGCCTTAAAACCGTGGCTGCTGGAAGGCCGTCCGCAATATTACAAGGATAAGGGCTTAAAGCTTTATATGGCGCACGGTCTGGACAAATACTGGCTGCAGCTGGATGAAGAGGTGCAGAACCCTTACGGCGAAGGTCATCCGATGAAGATGGACTGGCCGGATAAGGTTGTTGAAGCCGCAAATGATACAGAAGCCCCTGAAGAGGCGGAAGCGGCAGAACGTTCAGCAGGAGGCGGCCATGGCGGACATTGATAACCAAGCGCCGGGCGGAGACGATCACCTTTCTCATGACCCGACGAAATCTTTTGTTGCCAAAGTCATAGACTGGTCGGTGCATAACCAGCTGCTGGTCGGCATGATGATGATTGCGTTGCTGGTGGCAGGCATATTGGCTGTGCAGAAAACGCCGCTTGATGCCATTCCTGATATGTCGGATACGCAGGTGATTATCCGCACCGATTTTGCCGGGCAATCGCCGCAGATCGTTGAGGATCTGGTGACCTACCCGCTATCTACCACCATGCTTGGTTTGCCGAAAACGAAAGATGTGCGCGGCTTTTCCATGTTCGGCAGTTCCTTTGTATACATTATTTTTGAAGATGACGTGGATCAATACTGGGCGCGAAGCCGTGTCATCGAGGCTTTATCCAAGATCCAGGGCGATTTGCCGGATGCGGCCAAGCCGCAAATCGGGCCGGATGCCACCGGTGTCGGCTGGGTGTATCAATATGCGCTTGTTGATAAAAGTGGCACTTATGATTTGGCACAGCTGCGCAGCCTGCAGGATTGGTTCTTAAAATTTGAGCTGGCGACTGTGCCCGGCGTGTCGGAGGTGGCTTCGGTCGGTGGGTTTGTGAAGGAATATCAGGTCTTGATCGATCCTAACCGTTTGCGCGCCTTTAACGTGCCGCTGAAACGGCTGATGGAAGCGGTCAGGAATGCCAGTATGGAAGCCGGTGGCCGGGTCATTGAAAAGGGCGAGATGGAGATGATGATCCGCTCCAAAGGCTATGTCACCAAACTGGATGAACTTCAGAAGGTTGTGGTCTATGCTCAGGACGGCGCGCCTGTAAGGCTGCAGGATGTCGCCCGCGTGATTGAAGGACCGGAGCTTAGGCGCGGTGTGACAGAGCTTAACGGCGAAGGCGAGGTTGTGGCCGGGGTCGTGGTGATGCGCGCCGGGGAGAACGCCCTGCATGTGATTGAGGGCGTGAAGGAAAAGATTGAAGAATTGCAGCACGGCCTGCCGGAAGGGATCGAGATTGTTTCGGTTTATGACCGTGCGCCGCTGATTGAGGGCGCTGTTGAGTATCTGGTGGAGAAGCTGATTGAGGAAGCTATCGTTGTGGCCTTGATCTCGTTTATTTTCCTTCTCCATGTGAGATCGGCTTTTGTGGCGATTGTGACTTTGCCCCTTGGCGTTCTGGCCGCTTTTATCGTGATGTCGGCGCAAGGGATCACAGCCAATATAATGTCACTGGGGGGAATTGCGATTGCGATTGGCGCGATGGTGGATGCCTCGATTGTCATGGTTGAAAATGCGCACCGAAAACTTTCGGAACTTCCCAAGGATGCTTCGCGTGAGGATAAAAACGCGGCCATTTTACTGGCGACCAAGGAAGTCGGTCCGGGGCTGTTTTTCTCATTATTGATCATTACCGTCTCGTTTCTGCCCGTCTTTGCTTTGACCGGACAGTCTTACCGTTTATTTGCGCCGCTGGCCTTTACCAAGACCTATGCGATGGCGTTTGCCTCTATCCTGTCGGTGACGATTGTGCCGGTGCTGATGCTTTGGCTTATTCGCGGCAAGATCCGCAAAGAGGAAGAAAACCCGATCAACCGCTGGTTCATTCACCTCTATGAGCCGATTCTGAAGCTGGCCTTAAAACGCAAATGGCTGACGGTTTTGATTGCCGCCGGACTTTTAGGCTCGATGGCCATACCTTTAGCCAAAACCGGATCTGAATTCATGCCCGCGCTGTATGAGGGTGAGTTGCTTTATATGCCAACCACACTGCCCGGCGTGTCCATCACCAAGGCCAAGGAAATTCTCCAGCAATCAAACCGCCTGATTAAAACCATTCCTGAGGTGCATCATGTCTTCGGTAAGGTGGGTCGCGCCGATAGTGCCACGGACCCGGCCCCGATCTCCATGATTGAAACATGGATCAGGCTGAAACCGCGCGATGAATGGCGTAAGGGGCTGGATGCGGACGGGTTGATCAAGGAGCTGAATAATCGCGTCAAAATCCCGGGCGTGGTCAATTCATGGGGCTATCCGATTAAAATCCGTATGGACATGATTTCCACCGGCATTCGTACCCCGATTGGGATTAAGATTGCCGGAGATGATCTCAATGTCATAGGCCGCGTGGCTTTGGATATCGAGGCAGCTGTGAAAGACGTGCCGGGCACGCGCTCTGCTTTTGCTGACAGGGTCACAGGCGGGAAATACCTGGAGATTGAACCCGACCGGGATGAGTTGGCGCGGCGCAATATCGACCTTGGCGTATTCCAAAAGATTATTCAGACGGCGCTGGGCGGCATGAAAATGGCGGAATCCATTCAGGGACGTGAGCGCTATAATATCATGTTGCGCTATGACCGTCCGTTTCGTGAAGATCCGGAAGATCTGGCCGATATTCTGGTGCCGACGCCGCAAGGCCAGCATATTCCGCTGGGTGAGTTGGCGAAAATAGAGTTCGTCGAAGGCCCTCCCATGATCAAGTCGGAAAATGCCCGCCTGACCGGCTGGGTGTTTGTCGATATTGAAGACCGGGATATTGGCACCTACGTTAAGGAAGCGCAGAAAATTGTGGCGGAGAAAGTCGATCTCCCCGCTGGTTATGCCTTGATCTGGTCGGGACAGTTTGAGCAGATGTTAGAGGCTGCGGCGCGTATGAAAATCGCTGTTCCTGCCGCTATCTTTATTATCTTTACGCTGTTGATGGTGCATTTCGGGCGGCTGGACAGAACGCTGATTATCATGCTCTCGCTCCCCTTTGGTTTGATCGGCGGGGTCTGGGCGCTATATCTGGCCGGATATAATTTCTCGGTCGCGGTCGGTGTCGGCTTTATCGCGCTGGCCGGGATTGCGGTGGAAACCGCCGTAGTGATGTTGCTTTATATCGATCACCAGGTACGGGAACATCCACCAAAAACCAAGCAGGATTTGCTTGAAGATGTGATCCATGGCGCGGTGCTGCGTGTCCGGCCGAAATTGATGACGGTCTCCGTTATTCTGGCAGGTCTGGCGCCGATCTTTATCACAGAAGGCTTAGGGTCTGATGTTATGCGCCGCATCGCCCTGCCGATGGTCGGTGGCATGATCAGCACAACCATTCTCACGCTCATTTTCATCCCGGTTGTCTATTACCTCTGGGAAGGACGGCGGTTTAAGCCAGCGGAAATCAAAAAAGACGAACAGGAAGCGCTGTCGCATGAAGCATGATCACTCCACGCAATATAAAGAAAACAGTTTAAGTCTGGTTGGGGCTGTCTCTATGGGGACAGCTGTTATCATCGGCGCAGGGATCTTTGCGCTGACCGGCCAGATTGCCGAGCTGGGCGGGCAGTGGTTTCCCCTGGCCTTTCTGGTTGCGGCTGTTGTGACCGCTTTTAGTGCTTATTCCTATGTGAAAATGTCGAATGCTTATCCATCCGCTGGGGGTATCGCAATGTTTCTGGAGAAGGCCTACGGTAAGGGCACAATCACGGCTGGCGGAGCATTATTGATGTATTTCTCAATGGTGATCAATGAAAGCCTGGTCGCGCGAACATTTGGCTCCTACACCATACAGCTCTTTGATGTTGGTAAAGACAGCTGGCTCATTCCGGTTTTGGGTGTCGGCCTTTTGTTGTTCGCCTTTTTCATCAATATTTCTGGTAACCGCTTGATCGGAACATTCTCGTTTGTTATGTCAGTGCTGAAAATCGGTGGGATTGCCGTATTTGGTATTGTTGGGCTGTGGTTATCGGGCTTTTCGTTAGAGAGTTTTTCCGTTGCCCCCGCACAGCCATCCGGTGCGAGCGGATTCTTAGCTGCGGTTGCCTTGGCGATTTTATCTTATAAAGGCTTTACGACCATCACAAATAGCGGCTCGGAGATTGTTGACCCGCACCGCAATGTCGGGCGGGCGATTATTATTTCTATTGCCATCTGCGTTGTTGTTTATTTTTTGGTGGCGTTGGCTGTAGCTGGTAACTTATCATTACCTGAAATTATTGCTGCGAAAAATTTTGCTCTGGCGGAGGCGGCGCGCCCTGTTCTGGGTGATTTTGGATTATGGTTTACCGTCGCCTTAGCGATTATTGCGACAGTTTCAGGAGTGATTGCTAGTGCTTTTGCAGTTTCCAGGATGCTCGCTATGCTCACCGATATGAAGTTGGTTCCACATAGTCATTTCGGAATGCCAGGCGATATTCAAAAGCACACACTTGTTTATACGATTATTCTGGCGATCTTTCTTACGGTGTTTTTTGATCTCAGCCGGATTGCTTCTCTTGGTGCAATTTTTTATCTCATCATGGATATTGCCGTTCATTGGGGTGTGCTCCGATATTTGCGCAAGGATGTGAAGGCTAATGTGCTTGTCCTGATTACCGCGATCGTAATGGATATTGCAGTGCTGGGCGCATTTCTGATAATAAAAGTGCAGACGGATATGCTGGTGATATATGTAGCTCTCGCCGGAATAATTTTTATATTTG includes these proteins:
- a CDS encoding efflux RND transporter permease subunit, whose amino-acid sequence is MADIDNQAPGGDDHLSHDPTKSFVAKVIDWSVHNQLLVGMMMIALLVAGILAVQKTPLDAIPDMSDTQVIIRTDFAGQSPQIVEDLVTYPLSTTMLGLPKTKDVRGFSMFGSSFVYIIFEDDVDQYWARSRVIEALSKIQGDLPDAAKPQIGPDATGVGWVYQYALVDKSGTYDLAQLRSLQDWFLKFELATVPGVSEVASVGGFVKEYQVLIDPNRLRAFNVPLKRLMEAVRNASMEAGGRVIEKGEMEMMIRSKGYVTKLDELQKVVVYAQDGAPVRLQDVARVIEGPELRRGVTELNGEGEVVAGVVVMRAGENALHVIEGVKEKIEELQHGLPEGIEIVSVYDRAPLIEGAVEYLVEKLIEEAIVVALISFIFLLHVRSAFVAIVTLPLGVLAAFIVMSAQGITANIMSLGGIAIAIGAMVDASIVMVENAHRKLSELPKDASREDKNAAILLATKEVGPGLFFSLLIITVSFLPVFALTGQSYRLFAPLAFTKTYAMAFASILSVTIVPVLMLWLIRGKIRKEEENPINRWFIHLYEPILKLALKRKWLTVLIAAGLLGSMAIPLAKTGSEFMPALYEGELLYMPTTLPGVSITKAKEILQQSNRLIKTIPEVHHVFGKVGRADSATDPAPISMIETWIRLKPRDEWRKGLDADGLIKELNNRVKIPGVVNSWGYPIKIRMDMISTGIRTPIGIKIAGDDLNVIGRVALDIEAAVKDVPGTRSAFADRVTGGKYLEIEPDRDELARRNIDLGVFQKIIQTALGGMKMAESIQGRERYNIMLRYDRPFREDPEDLADILVPTPQGQHIPLGELAKIEFVEGPPMIKSENARLTGWVFVDIEDRDIGTYVKEAQKIVAEKVDLPAGYALIWSGQFEQMLEAAARMKIAVPAAIFIIFTLLMVHFGRLDRTLIIMLSLPFGLIGGVWALYLAGYNFSVAVGVGFIALAGIAVETAVVMLLYIDHQVREHPPKTKQDLLEDVIHGAVLRVRPKLMTVSVILAGLAPIFITEGLGSDVMRRIALPMVGGMISTTILTLIFIPVVYYLWEGRRFKPAEIKKDEQEALSHEA
- a CDS encoding efflux RND transporter periplasmic adaptor subunit, with amino-acid sequence MRKIIPALFLIMAFFSMPALAEGQKYTCPMHPHYIADRPGSCPICGMDLVALDAEEESSGSDAADTSSSSAPSGEKKILYWQAPMNPNYRSDKPGKSPMGMDLVPVYGDGSEGKKKDPNARTAVTIAPETIQNTGVRTEQAQMAAFGTAVRSYGDVTENVRLQTDIAGRVSGWVQDLKFKAEGDEVKKGELLFTLDSPELISAQQDYISALQTGVQGRIGAAERRLRSLGVQNSVIKTIRKNRKAEIYMPFYAESDGVISMISIREGTYVKPGMMVMQIQDYASVWAEVSIAEQDIPYIDETTKVMVSFPNLGIQETRAKIDYIYPTIDRATRTGRVRLVLDNPDNILKPGAYADVEFETGVERRLSIPSDAILKSKDGDFVVVALNESRFQPRRILAGLKYKGRTEVLKGLAENDNVVVSGQFLIDSESSLRESFRKMQRMQRPLHLLEVGDDQMAMIDHLADAALYIHEELMEGRTPNPKMIMPAITLGDHLMPVFRGTKLQFVLEDAEDALVKAKDSLTDMEWQTSLNELVTALKPWLLEGRPQYYKDKGLKLYMAHGLDKYWLQLDEEVQNPYGEGHPMKMDWPDKVVEAANDTEAPEEAEAAERSAGGGHGGH
- a CDS encoding APC family permease; this translates as MKHDHSTQYKENSLSLVGAVSMGTAVIIGAGIFALTGQIAELGGQWFPLAFLVAAVVTAFSAYSYVKMSNAYPSAGGIAMFLEKAYGKGTITAGGALLMYFSMVINESLVARTFGSYTIQLFDVGKDSWLIPVLGVGLLLFAFFINISGNRLIGTFSFVMSVLKIGGIAVFGIVGLWLSGFSLESFSVAPAQPSGASGFLAAVALAILSYKGFTTITNSGSEIVDPHRNVGRAIIISIAICVVVYFLVALAVAGNLSLPEIIAAKNFALAEAARPVLGDFGLWFTVALAIIATVSGVIASAFAVSRMLAMLTDMKLVPHSHFGMPGDIQKHTLVYTIILAIFLTVFFDLSRIASLGAIFYLIMDIAVHWGVLRYLRKDVKANVLVLITAIVMDIAVLGAFLIIKVQTDMLVIYVALAGIIFIFGAEKLFLSTSSNPDGGADKP